From Syntrophorhabdaceae bacterium, a single genomic window includes:
- a CDS encoding ATP-binding protein: MEPASFIPNREQGLGHHFSAEVNEFLVQMNECAKRGIMVIGATNYLNHVDIAARRPGRFDKKIYIGPPDLEARVEAIKLYMKDRPQEKIEYFSLLADKECYSFADLELVVNEAARKTLQRREPIQREYLEAGFQTIPPSITNQMIIDMSKE, from the coding sequence GTGGAACCGGCTTCGTTTATCCCGAATAGAGAGCAAGGATTAGGCCATCATTTTAGCGCAGAGGTAAACGAATTTTTGGTTCAAATGAACGAATGCGCCAAAAGAGGCATCATGGTAATCGGCGCGACGAATTATTTGAACCATGTCGATATTGCCGCAAGAAGACCTGGCCGGTTCGACAAAAAGATTTACATCGGACCGCCGGATTTAGAAGCGAGAGTGGAAGCCATCAAATTGTACATGAAGGACCGTCCGCAAGAAAAGATCGAGTATTTCAGTCTCCTTGCTGATAAAGAGTGCTATTCGTTCGCTGATCTGGAGCTTGTGGTCAATGAGGCTGCGAGGAAGACCCTACAACGCCGAGAACCTATCCAAAGGGAATATCTTGAAGCAGGATTTCAAACCATACCACCATCAATCACGAATCAAATGATTATCGATATGTCAAAGGAGTAG